One genomic window of Magnolia sinica isolate HGM2019 chromosome 3, MsV1, whole genome shotgun sequence includes the following:
- the LOC131240180 gene encoding protein SHORT-ROOT-like: MDATFDKPKVSNFFYSNQQGNALVNMHNSDQLRSSQTSTSRSSESSDLGGTGKWAAKLLRECAKAISEKDSARIHHLLWMLNELASPYGDCEQKLAAHFLQALFCKATESGNRCYKTLTSVAEKGHSFDSARKMTLKFQEVSPWTTFGHVASNGAILDALEGETKLHIIDISHTFCTQWPTLLEALATRNDETPRLRLTVVVMASMSNLVMKEVGQRMEKFARLMGVPFEFRVVAGLAQLADLTHEELGLREDEAVAVNCIGALRHVSVEERPSVVRMLRSFRPKVVTIVEEEADFTSTRGDFVECFEECLRFYSVFFEMLEESFVPTSNERLMLERESSRSIVSLLACGGDGGGECERRERGSQWCGRLREAFSPAGFSDDVVDDVKALLKRYRAGWSFVPAKGDESGLYLMWKEEAVVWVSAWKP; the protein is encoded by the coding sequence ATGGATGCTACCTTCGACAAGCCAAAGGTGTCAAACTTCTTCTACTCCAACCAACAAGGCAATGCTCTAGTAAACATGCACAACTCAGACCAGCTGCGATCCAGCCAAACATCAACCAGTCGATCGTCTGAGTCCAGCGACCTCGGCGGGACTGGCAAATGGGCCGCAAAGCTTCTCCGAGAGTGCGCCAAGGCCATCTCTGAAAAGGACTCCGCTAGGATCCACCACCTCCTATGGATGTTGAACGAGCTCGCCTCCCCCTACGGTGACTGCGAGCAGAAGCTCGCCGCCCACTTCTTGCAAGCCCTCTTCTGTAAGGCGACAGAATCCGGCAACCGCTGCTACAAGACACTAACATCAGTCGCCGAGAAGGGCCACTCATTTGATTCAGCTAGGAAGATGACTCTCAAATTCCAAGAAGTGAGTCCATGGACAACCTTTGGTCATGTTGCCTCAAATGGGGCCATTTTGGATGCCTTAGAAGGTGAAACCAAATTACACATAATTGATATCAGCCACACATTTTGCACtcagtggcccaccttgctagAAGCCCTGGCCACTAGAAATGATGAGACGCCACGCCTAAGGCTGACGGTGGTGGTGATGGCATCTATGTCCAACTTGGTCATGAAGGAGGTAGGCCAAAGGATGGAAAAGTTTGCTAGATTGATGGGGGTACCGTTTGAGTTCCGCGTGGTGGCTGGGCTAGCGCAGCTGGCAGACCTCACACATGAGGAATTGGGTCTTCGTGAGGATGAGGCGGTCGCAGTGAACTGCATCGGCGCCTTGCGGCATGTCAGTGTCGAAGAACGGCCATCCGTCGTTCGCATGCTCCGGTCATTCCGCCCGAAGGTGGTGACCATAGTTGAGGAGGAAGCTGATTTCACGAGCACTAGGGGTGACTTTGTGGAGTGCTTTGAGGAGTGCTTGAGGTTTTATAGTGTGTTCTTTGAAATGCTGGAAGAAAGCTTTGTGCCCACCAGCAATGAAAGGCTGATGTTGGAGAGGGAGAGTTCTAGGAGTATAGTGAGTCTATTAGCttgtggtggtgatggtggtggagagtgtgagagaagagagagagggagccaaTGGTGTGGGAGGCTTAGGGAGGCCTTCTCGCCTGCTGGATTCAGCGACGATGTTGTCGATGACGTCAAGGCGCTCCTAAAGAGGTACAGAGCAGGATGGTCATTTGTGCCAGCCAAAGGGGATGAATCAGGTTTGTATTTGATGTGGAAGGAGGAAGCTGTTGTATGGGTTTCAGCTTGGAAACCCTAG